Genomic DNA from Haloplanus aerogenes:
GGCACCGGGCGCCTCGCCGACGAACAGGAGAGCGGCGTCGTCGGGGCCGACGCCGTTGACGATACGACTCCGTGACTCCACGAGCGCCGGGCAGCGCTCGCAGGCACACACGTCCGGCCCGTCGGTTTCGACCATGGGGGAAGGGCGGGAGCCGGAGGCTTAAACGTCTCCGTCCGCCCCGCCAGCCCGGAAGCGCCGCGCCGCACGGGCCGCCAGTCGCGCCACCCGGAGCGGTTCGGGTCGGCCACCCTCGGGTGTGTACGCTCGGACGATCCGTTCGGCTTGGTCGGCGTCGACGCCGACCGCCCGCACCCACACGTCGTCGCCGTCGACGGCGAGGCGGCGGCGGGGTGGCTGGGCGCGGTACGTTCGCAGGCGCTCGTCGAGCGCGTCACCCGAAAACTGGTCCCGGAGTGCGGATTCGAGGCCGGGGCTCGATTCGAAGGAGACGGAGAGGACGGGGCGGTCGACCGCCGCCGTCAGGTCGTGCAGGTCGACGACGTTGAACCACGCGGGAGCGATGCCAGCGAGTAGCAGATACTGCACGTCCTCGCGATCCAAGTCGAAAAACAGGGTCTCGATGGCGGCGGTGGCGTCGGTGCCGCCCACGGCGCACGACTCGAAGGCGAACCCGTCGGCGGTCCGGTCGGCCCGGAGGACCGCCCCACAGAGGACGCTTCGGTCGTCGCCGTCGGCGAACGACTCGGCAACGCCGAGTGCGCGTGTGCCCGGTTTCATCGCGAGTCACCACCGAGGCGACCGCACGCAGGCAGGCGGTCGCACACGGCGAGCAGTCACGACTACTCGTCTTTGATATCCTGGAGCCGATCCAGTAGTTCGTCGTTCGACGCGCCGATTTCGAACTCGACTGATCCGCGGTGGTCGTTCTGAGACGTTTCGACCCCCTCGTTGTCGTCGAGGTCGGCGTCTAACTCCTGGTTCTCCTGTTCGGATTCGTCGTAGCTCCCGAAGCCCATACATGTCGTGATAGCCGACCCACAACCAAAAAACATTTGCCGGACGTGACCGAGAATCGGCGGCCGATTCTGCGGCGTGTTGTACCCGGTTCCCGGCCGTCGTCGCTACCCGTGGCCGGCGACGGTCGGAACTGACGGACAACAGCCCGTATCACCACCCCGGTTTTTGTCGTCGGGGAGCGACGCCCCACCATGGACGTGATCAACGTCACCGCGGACGCGGAGGAGTTCACGTGTAACGCCTATCTGGTCACGGGTGAGCACCCGACGCTGGTCGACGCCGGAACCATGCCGGGCGTCGAGGACGTGGTCGCCGATCACGTCGACCGGTTGGATCGGGTGGTGCTCACCCACCAGCATCAGGACCACGTCGGCGAACTCGACGCCGTCCTCGATACGTTCGACGCCGACTGCTACGCCTACGTCGACCACCCGCGGCGAACCCACGTCCTGTCGGACGGCGACACCGTGGCCATGGGCGACGAGTCGTTCGACGTGGTGTACACGCCGGGCCACGCCGACGACCACGTCTCCCTCGTGAGCGACCGTACCCTCTTCAGCGGTGACGTGGTCGTCTACAACGACGGCGCCTTCGACGACGGGAGCTTCGGCCGGACCGACATGCCCGGGCAGTCCCGGGAGCGGCTGATCGAGAGTCTGGAGACACTACTGGCTCGACTGCCGGACTCGGTGGCAGCGATGTACGCCGGGCACGGTGATCCGTTCCACGCGAACGGCGAGAGCGTCCGAGAAGTGATCGAGCGGGCGCTCTCGCGGGCCGAACGGCGTGAGCCGAAATATTAGGCGCTACGGCGCTCTTTCGCCTTGGGGCGGAGCTTCTTGTAGCCGCACTTGCGGCAGCGCTTGGCGCGGGCCGCGTTACGCGCGTTACACCGCATACAGATCTGTTTGTCGAGCATCCGCTTTTCCGCTTCCTCGAAGCTAGCCATACGCCCCGATTTCCGGTCGACAGCCATAACGCTTGCGAGTGTCGGCGCGGGAGGTCGGTACAACGCAAGCGTTTAGACGGGTCGTGGAGTAGACGAAGACATGGCGAACTGTCCACTCGCCGACGACTGCCCCAGTTTCTCGGAACGCATTCAGGGGATGGGGTGTCAGCACTACGGCGATCGCGGGGGTGCCGAGTGG
This window encodes:
- a CDS encoding endonuclease dU; the protein is MKPGTRALGVAESFADGDDRSVLCGAVLRADRTADGFAFESCAVGGTDATAAIETLFFDLDREDVQYLLLAGIAPAWFNVVDLHDLTAAVDRPVLSVSFESSPGLESALRDQFSGDALDERLRTYRAQPPRRRLAVDGDDVWVRAVGVDADQAERIVRAYTPEGGRPEPLRVARLAARAARRFRAGGADGDV
- a CDS encoding DUF5786 family protein; the encoded protein is MGFGSYDESEQENQELDADLDDNEGVETSQNDHRGSVEFEIGASNDELLDRLQDIKDE
- a CDS encoding MBL fold metallo-hydrolase, translating into MDVINVTADAEEFTCNAYLVTGEHPTLVDAGTMPGVEDVVADHVDRLDRVVLTHQHQDHVGELDAVLDTFDADCYAYVDHPRRTHVLSDGDTVAMGDESFDVVYTPGHADDHVSLVSDRTLFSGDVVVYNDGAFDDGSFGRTDMPGQSRERLIESLETLLARLPDSVAAMYAGHGDPFHANGESVREVIERALSRAERREPKY
- a CDS encoding 50S ribosomal protein L40e; this translates as MASFEEAEKRMLDKQICMRCNARNAARAKRCRKCGYKKLRPKAKERRSA